The following proteins come from a genomic window of Streptomyces sp. NBC_01716:
- a CDS encoding metallophosphoesterase family protein: protein MGGGGNIGRDIDQNSDRSSDRVGGSARTRVHVVSDVHGNARDLARAGDGADALICLGDLVLFLDYADHSRGIFPDLFGKENADRIVELRTALRFDEARDLGRGLWAGLEADRETAIESAVRRQYAEMFAVLPNPTYATYGNVDIPGLWPEYAGPGTTVLDGERVEIGGRVFGFVGGGLRTPMRTPYEISDEEYAAKVERLGDVDVLCSHIPPDVPELTYDVVARRFERGSRALLDALRRTKPRYALFGHVHQPLAPRMRVGSTECVNVGHFASTGRPWAMEW, encoded by the coding sequence ATGGGTGGTGGCGGGAACATCGGCAGGGACATCGACCAGAACAGTGACCGGAGCAGCGACCGGGTCGGCGGCAGCGCCCGTACCCGCGTCCATGTCGTCAGCGACGTGCACGGCAACGCCCGCGACCTGGCCAGGGCCGGCGACGGCGCCGACGCCCTGATCTGCCTCGGGGACCTCGTCCTCTTCCTCGACTACGCCGACCACTCGCGCGGCATCTTCCCCGACCTCTTCGGCAAGGAGAACGCCGACCGCATCGTGGAGCTGCGCACCGCCCTGCGCTTCGACGAGGCGCGTGACCTCGGCCGCGGCCTCTGGGCCGGTCTTGAGGCCGACCGCGAGACGGCCATCGAATCGGCGGTACGCCGCCAGTACGCCGAAATGTTCGCCGTCCTTCCCAACCCGACGTACGCCACCTACGGCAATGTCGACATCCCCGGCCTCTGGCCCGAGTACGCCGGACCCGGCACGACCGTCCTCGACGGCGAGCGCGTCGAGATCGGCGGGCGTGTCTTCGGCTTCGTCGGCGGCGGCCTGCGCACCCCGATGCGCACCCCCTACGAGATCTCCGACGAGGAGTACGCCGCCAAGGTCGAGCGGCTCGGCGATGTCGACGTGCTCTGCTCCCACATCCCGCCCGACGTGCCGGAGTTGACGTACGACGTGGTCGCCCGCCGCTTCGAGCGCGGCAGCCGCGCGCTGCTCGACGCCCTGCGCAGGACGAAACCGAGGTACGCGCTCTTCGGCCATGTCCACCAGCCGCTCGCCCCCCGGATGCGCGTCGGCTCGACGGAGTGCGTGAACGTCGGACACTTCGCGTCCACCGGACGGCCCTGGGCCATGGAATGGTGA